Within Telopea speciosissima isolate NSW1024214 ecotype Mountain lineage chromosome 8, Tspe_v1, whole genome shotgun sequence, the genomic segment ttgcttcttcaccaattagaagcacacTAGGATTGGACAGGTTCAAGTCAAtcaataggagagagagagagtcacagACTCTCACAAGGAGTGAGGGACCATATTTGGTCCCACACATACAAAAGGACGACCAAGAGAAGGTAGGCATGCGAGTCCTACCCTGCCCCCTCCCCTAGcctacctctctctcttgtctcttcttcttcgtcttgaTCTCTTGTTCTTTGAGAGATTGGGTTTAGTGAAACCCAAGATtttttgaagtttcttgaaGAGATCTTGAATTGAgttggagaatcttggttgcaCCAAGAAAGATTCAAGAATGTTCATCTTTGTGAGCTCATTGGAAGAAGAAACACTATTTGGAGGAGCAACAACTCTTGAGGATCTTCAGGTTAGCAAATCTAATCCACTCTTTTGTTGTTAATCTTGTATGGTTTGTTATTCATGAGATGCAAAAGAAATccaaatcgatctctttccgctgcgcatttgGGTGTGGcatgtttctctttcttccatggGATGGTTGAAGAGATGattttcttctcttatcttttcCCTATAATTCTCATGGGAATAGATTGACATGATCCCACAAacctaacaaattttttttttttttgggggggggggggaaaggaagaaaataagtCCTTATTTCACCATACCTGcgtactttttttttcccaatatttAATAGTTTCTTATTTCATGAAAACATTTTCAATAGTTTTGGTAGATGGAGATGGGATTGTGAGAGTCGGTGTTCTTTTTAGAAGGGCAAAATCGAAGTATAGTGTCGAACTAAGCTCTTCAATCAGTTTGGATCTTAGTATTCAGTTTGATTCAAGGGAGTGTTAGTgtgaaccgaaaccaaactgagAACTGATTCGATTATGAAATTTGAAACTCAAACCAAACCTATTCTGATCGGTTTGTTTTCAATCAGTATTTGGTTGTACTATTCAGTTGTAGTATCTGATTCTATTTAGTTCAAATAGAGGTTCCCAAAACCGAATCGAACCAAATTTAAAACCTATATTTTCCATAATcagatttggtttgattcgattaagtccgattttgattttcaattttggtttcaatttgacATCGTTACCCTTACCTATAGGGGTGCAACTTTGGTCTTGACGGCCCAagcccgaatagggcctgggttgagatatcttggccctgagctcaggtcagggttggaaatttctggccctgagtcagggctgGACCGGGCCAGAgttgaggcctcgggttgagcccggcccgacccaacccgactgtcttcttcttcatgttctttcttcttctctttcttcttcctaggCTGTCCAGCTTgtgcatctcccttccctctcatggtcagggtcaatcagggtcagcccgacctgccctgagggggagattggatttttttggccctaAGTCAGGGCCAAGCCAGACTTGgacccaactaaggggactcagggttggactgGAGTTTTAAAAGGCgtagcccaacccgaccctgttgcagccctatttACCTGGCGGTGGAAAACTTTGAAAAGCAATAAATATATCAACATTGTATTCTTTTTTGCCAACTATATTACTTTTGGAAATAATAAGCCAACCTAAATAATTATTTTGTCTATGCTTTTCCGCTCATTTGGGACTTGGGAATTGGGATTAGGTAGTGGCCCCAAAAcaccttttcattttctttataattctTCTACGCTGTCAGGCTAATAAGTTTTACCATGTAAAAGGAATCCATTACACAAAAGAACCAAACTATTGAGGTGGAAGGGGAAGGAAGGCATCGAAATCCTATTCAAAAGCCAAAAaggaatatgagaaaaataaggGAATGGATTAATGAAGGATTAGCTTccacatgcatgcatatgccTTTTAAGGGTGGATTTATTCTAATAAATATTAGGAAGAACGATCCCACGCTATTCGCTTCACATGTGCGCTCCCTCCATAGGTATTATCTTTTTTCATATATTtagtttctctcttctccttgacCATTGTGAGGTCCTACTAATCATACTATCCCACATTCTACCGACGGTACGACGTGAGAAATTCCTCCTACACCGGAaccatccctctctctccctatacagtcacaactagggtgtcaattccaggtcTGACCCGGTGGACCCGATCGAGTCCTCCCGACTAAAGCCCAGCTTGGCCCAACACATTTACTAACCGGGTGGTCCATATGTAGGGTCTTAGCCCGTCGGTCACCTGACTGGACCGACTTATTCCAGGCCCtacctagcccgaccctttaaatTGTAAACTTGGCTATGGGCTTGAGTCCTGTTTGATTTATTGGTCCAAAACTGTATATGACATTAAAACTTTCTGTTGGTGTGGGTCTGATGTATTGGGTATATTTTAATGACATTAACTTTCTGTTGGGCTGGGCATGATGTATTAGGTATATTTTTATGATATGTTTGTAGCTTAAATTTATATCATGGGACATGGGCCAACATGAATTACACTATTTCAGTCTATTTCCAATGAATCGGATAAGTTCAAACGGTTggaatattcaattttaatgggaAAAGACAGAAAAGAGGTGGCAAGATGATATGCCTCTTTGTAAAAtttaaatattcaattttaatgcGCTGCACCATTTAAAGCCCGTTTATATTTAACCAGGCACAGCCAGATTCTGCACTGTTTAAGGCCCAATTATATTACCCGATTATAGTTTGAAGCCTGACCTATACCGACCCGAATACATAAACGGGCGATCACGATGCAAGCTTTAAGCACCGTGAGACCCGACTAGGCCTAACCAAACCCGATCAGTTGACGAAGAACCCTTAGTCACAACTTGCTACAAACAATTGTTTTCTTCCTTAGTGTCAATCTTCaatattattagtattattgTCTTCATCATCAATAAGACTCATATAAAGAATATCAAGACCTATTACTACAATTCAAATTAACATGTAATCTTTATTTTCCAACATCTTGTGACGAAGAACCTTTTGTAATCGTCATGGTTTAGTTATCACCTTTAAATAATCTGATGtgaaaaaaatgttaaaatggTGAGGGCACTATAATCTCACTAATCAAATGTAAAGTTGAAATGATATGTCTAGAAATGAGTTCAGATTTTAATTCAATTGGATTTTGACACCTTTGGTTTGAATCTATCCCCCTTGGTTGATGTGTtggtttgataccatgtagtTTTGTTATTGCCTAAGGATGGTTTAAATTATttagagagagagtgagagataaTTTTAGATAGGGATGTTAATGGATAGTCCAAAAACTGAATTCGATTCGCATCCATATCCAGTTAGGGTTATTTGGTTTTGAATACGGATAATCCAGAATATAATCTATCTGATTCAAATAGATATCCAAATATTAATACAAAAGTAAGTAGCAGGTAAGTGAAACAGAGAAAAGAGAGCATGAATTAGCTTGTCAATGAGacagaggccaccactttatttataatcttgaaaatattacaaatatggtatGATTGGACAATCAAACAATCATACAATCACACAATTAATACATTAAACAAGTGCATAATAAATCTAGACATTAGGATGGAAGGTTTACCTTACACACTTTACTAAGagaaccaaactgaaccaatcttcaacacttcaacactccccctcaagttggtgcgtaGATATCATGCATGCTTAACTTGGGAACAATTAGATGGAAGATTTTAACTGTTAagcctttagtgaacacatcggccAGTTGGTTCTCATTAGTAATAAATGGAGTGCAAATCAGACCATCTttaatcttctccttgatgaagttacggtcaatttcaacatgttttATTCTATCAAGCTGAACATGAGCTATACTGATTGCaactttgttgtcacagtagagtctcataggcccTTCAGGAGCAATTTTTAAGTCTTAGAGGAGTTTCTTTAATCACAtgagttcacaaacccctagAAACTGCAGATtatttcttgctcctccatgtcACCAAATTTCCTCCAAGGAATGTAAAATAACATGTAGTAGATCATCGGTCATCAATAGagccagcccagtcagcattaGTAAAGGAATCCAACTTTAGACCTCCATTGTTTGAGAACAAAATTCCTTTCCCCGGGGCTAATTTTAAGTACCGAAGAATCCTATATACTGCTTCAAGATGAGTGGTCTTCGaatcataaataaatatgcTAACGTCCCCCACAACATAGACAATgtctggtctggtgtgggagagacAGATAAGTCTTCCAACGAGGCACTAACACCTCTCTTTGTCAACAGAGTCACCACTTGGGATGCCCAATTGGTGATTGACTTCAATGGGAGAGTCAATAGGTTTtcacccaagcatccctgtttcttCAAGAAGGTCTAAGACTTTTTTGTTGGGATATGAAGATCCCTTTGCTGGATCaggctacttcaatccctaaaAAGTACTTTATATGTCCTATACCCTTAGTTTCAAATTTATCTGCCAACTGAGCTTTCAGGGATGAAATTtctgtttcaccatctccactgattactatgtcatccacatatacaatCAGCGCAGTGACTTTCccatccttgtgtttgacaaataaggtatgatcaacattactctgcttgtagccAAACTTGATCAATGCTTTCTAAAATCTCCTAAACTATGTACGAGGAGATTGCTTTAGGCTATAGAGTGACTTTTTGAGTCGACAACCTTTGCCAGCTGTAGTAGGTGAGTCAAAACCAGGAGGGATATCCATGTAGACCTCCTCCTCAAGATCGCCATTCAAGAAGATATTCTTTACATCCAGCTGCTGGAGACCCCATCCAAGATTTACAGCGCAGGATATCACGGCTCGAATAGAGTTCATTTTTGCAACTGGAGTGAAGGTCTCCTAGTAATTGATGCCATAGATCTGTGTGAACCCCTTGGCAACTAATCTGGCCTTATAACGAGCAATGATCCCATCTACATTTTGTTTTATTgtgaacacccatttgcattCGACTGGTTTCTTTCCATTAGGAGAAGGTACAAGCTCCCAAGTATCATTCTTCTTCAAGGCTTGCATTTTTTCTACCATagcattcttccattttgggtcaGCAATAGCCTCCTCCTTCCAACGCTGTGGAATAGACATAGAAGACAAcgaagaaacaaaggcacgaTAGAGGGAGATAAGGTTTCATAGGAGACAAAGTTGTTTGGTACAAAATCTGACTCCTTTCCTTAGGGCAATAAGACGAtcattagaggaagaagatgtaTTACCTAGTGCTTGAGTTGGTGGGACCAGCTTAGGGAGCGTAGGTGGACATGGTATGTTAGGGATAGTCTTTTCCTTTCTGTGATAGATGATAAGATCCTTGTGTTTTGTAGCAGCTTTGATCTCATTAGTTTGCTCTCCCTAAACAATATCTTTTTGCTCCCCTGGTGTCGGATAGTGTCTATGATGAATGGAGATGAgggattctcttcttctagagTCTCCCCCTAAAGAGAAGACTGGTAATATGGTTCATCTTCATGCAAAGTGACATCCATGGTAATAAAAAGCTTGCAAGAGGGAGGATGATAACCCTTATAACCCTTTTGAGAAGTAGAATACCCAAGGAAGATGAATTTGAAGGCCTAGGAGGTCAAGCTTTGACTGGGAGAGAGTTGAGTTATGACCAAAGCAAACGCATCCAAACACACAAGGGGGAAGGTGAGAGGCAATAGTGGGATCAAGAAGTAGACTCACAAGAGTCTTAAAGTCGAGAACACTAGAAGGAACCCAATTTATAAGAAAGGTAGCAGTGTGAACAACGTCACACCAATAAAACTTTGGGAGATGGCAGTTCTTGCGTTCTGGATTACCATTCTGTTTTGGTGTGCGAACATAGGAGGTCTGAGAGAGGATGCCATGGGAATCAATGTATTGGAGGAAAGGACCATCAAGGTACTCCATCCCATTGTCGCTTTGGAGAACCTTAACTTGTGCATTGAACTATGTCTGGGTCATTTTATGGAAGGACTAGAAGCAGGAAAAAGCCTCAGACTTGGTGTGAAGAAGGTAGACCCAGGTTAGTCTAGtacaattatcaataaaagtaataaaccaTTTATACCCACCCCGAGCAATTGTTCAAGAATGACCCCATAGGCAAGGGTGAATAACAGAAAATGGAATCAAACTTTTATTATCACTTGGAAAATAGGAAGAGCGTGTGTGCTTGGCAAGTTCATAAACATCACAATTAAAATGACCTAAATTACACTATTTaaccaaagaaggaaacaagcGACGCAAAATATAAAAAGAGAGATGACCAAGACGATGGTGTTCATGATGCAATTGTCAGAGAGCACTGGCTTCTTGAGTAATATGAGCTGAAACTGGTGAGGGAGCTGTAGTTAGACCATGATCTAAATAGTAAAGACCATCCTGCACTCTACCGTATCCAATCGTTGCCCCCGTAGCTAGGTCCTAGAAAACACAATGGGTAGAAAAAAGTGAACAGAACAATTAAGATCAGTGGTAAGACGATGTATAGAAAATAAGTTGGCACAAAgattaggaacatgtaaaacagaggacaaggaAATGGTTGGGGTGCAAGAAATAGAGCCTTTAGCAGAAATAGAtgagagagaaccatcagccacttggACATTGTCCTTACCCAAACAAGGGAGATAAGAAGAAAACAAGTCCGAGGAGCCAGTCATATGGTCAGAGGGTTCAGTATCAAGAATCCATGAAGAGCTACATTGGAAGGAGGCCAAAAATATATCTGACTGGGCAAGATGGGAGGTAGGTGAAGTAGAAGGTGCCATGGTAGAAGATGCAGTACCCATTTGAGATATCATACATTGGAGTTGAGTCATAAATATTTCTACAAATATAGATGAAGTACCAATAACCTCAGGAGTTTCGGTCAAGTTAGCCTGAGCCTTAGGACGAGCAGAACTAGCTCTCCCTCCCTTTTCGCCTCCTTTAGGACGACCATGTAATTTTCAGTAGTCTCCTTAGTATGATGAGGGCGGCCACAATAGTCACATTGTATTGGATGACGAGTAGAACTAGTTTTACTGATGAAACTAGCATTGTCTACATGTAAATAAGTAAGTGGTGTAGTAATAAGAGTAGATCGAGGATGTGCAGTAGGAGGCATAATGACAGAACAACGATGATCCTCTTGCAGAATCATATTATGAGCTTCATTGCTTCAAGTAAAGTAGGAAAGACACTCCTGTTGAGAACTTGAATGCGTATCTGATCATATTCTGGATTAAGGCCAGTGAGGAAAGCATAAGCTTGTTCCATTTTAAGTTCCTTTGCAAGTGTAGCAACATCAACTAGGCTAGTCATAGTAATAGGATGGTAGAAGTCCAATTGCTGCTATAATGACATCAGGGCAGAATAATAGGCAGACATAGAAAGATCCTTCTGTTTAGTTTCCTAAGCTTGACGACGAATTTCATATTTTGGGCATAGTTGCTGGTTGGACCATAAGTGTGCTTTGTAGCATCCCATAACTCCTTGGCTGAATTAAGGAGGACAAAACTAGAACTAATGGATAACTCCATGGAGTTTAAAAGGAACGACATGACTAAGACATCGTTTGCTAACCAGCTATCCTTGGTCGGAGTTTCAGTGGGCATAGGGTATCACCATTAATATACCCCAAAAAATGATTACCACGAATGGTAAGGAGGCATGCACAAGACCAAGCTAAGTAATTTGTTCCATTCAACTTAGTGGGGCTAGGTTGGAGAGTAGGATGATGGTGAGGAGCAATAAGATGGCCTAGATCACTGCTTCTAGTAGCACCAGATGTATTAGATCTCTCTATGAAAAACCCAACATATGCATTAGAAGTTGAAAAAAAGGTGCTACTCACAAGatagggagaggaagagaaccaTAATGACGGCAGAAACACCTCAAAGATGCATTAAAGAGAAGCCACAACAATTGTAGAGCCAAATATAGGGCCGAAAAAGGCACCGACAGGGACTAGGAATGCATCGACAGGGGTTGGAGATGCACCGACAGGGGCTGGATACGTATCGATAGGGGTTGGAGAGGCCCAGGAAGATGTGGCAGCAAGCAAACAAGGCCTTAAAAGGCTATAGAAACCATCGGTGGTGGCAGGCAGTGGCGGGAGGAGGGCTAGCAGGTGGCTAGAGGGGCCAACGATGGCTGATGGTGGTAGGTGGTGGCATGAGAAGGGCCAACAGGTGGTGGTAGTGGGAGACCGACATGATCGGCACAAGAAAGGATACCCTAAAGGAGGGCAAAAAGGGcagcggtggtggtgatgatggtacACGCTTCTTTTTGGGTGTGAAGTAGTATCAAACCAAAATACCCAACAAGCATTAGCTCTCAGTAAAAAGGAGGTGATCGAGGTAGGGCGGTAGCGATGAGTAGTATGGTGGTGGTTAATGGTCAGTAATGGTTAGCATGGTGCGACATGCATTAACACATGTTCAGTCAACCACGTTGAACCAAGAGGCCAAAGCCTTGGCAGTGGTGGTGGGCGACGGTGGCAGTAGTGGCGGTAGTGACAGTAGACtctaaaaaaaatccctaaaaggattgcactctgataccaagttgagagagagagaaaataaagaatgattTGGATTGTCAATGAGATAGAGGCCACCACTCTATTTATAATCTtgaaaatattataaattaatATGGTATGattgcacaatcacacaatcacacaatttaacacattaaacatgtgcataatgaacctaaaCACTCTAATGTACCTAGTTACATTACACACTTTACCAAGAGAACGAAACCAAAAGAGATCCGAACCAAACCAATCTTCCACACTTCAACAGTAACTAATCATCTTGAGGATTCTTGCAGATTCGACAAGTTCTGGAGAATGAGTAAAATGGCTAAGACAACTAAGAGACAAGGATTGAGAGCGAATCGTATCCATCGGGTGGAGGAAGGTCTAGGTTACACAGGTTaagatgtaaatgaatagtaaAAAATTCAGATTCAATTCAC encodes:
- the LOC122672214 gene encoding uncharacterized mitochondrial protein AtMg00820-like; amino-acid sequence: MTSLVDVATLAKELKMEQAYAFLTGLNPEYDQIRIQRWKEEAIADPKWKNAMVEKMQALKKNDTWELVPSPNGKKPVECKWVFTIKQNVDGIIARYKARLVAKGFTQIYGINY